A genomic region of Castor canadensis chromosome 16, mCasCan1.hap1v2, whole genome shotgun sequence contains the following coding sequences:
- the LOC109683853 gene encoding sialic acid-binding Ig-like lectin 11 isoform X1, producing the protein MQLLGLLLALLGAGEWDGGWGRQVRAGAVTEPLQPSKSPQKHPRLHIQVQEAVMIQEGLCALVPCVILYSRSVWNHSAPAYGYWYWKKKNVNKQEELVATNDPDREADVTKSPFQLVGDPRANDCSLGISEPRKENSGRYFFRLERESEKLASKSSLLNLTITGLTQLPDIHIPEPLESGRLSLLKCSMPGACKGDLSPTFSWTGASLRSLGLDLEAYTTSEIKVTPLPQDHGTYLTCRVTLPKIGVSTERTVQLNVSYAPQHINISVPGSGGTVLESQGNVTFLEAQKGQVLQLLCTAEGQPPVTLSWALENRVLSRSHPTGSRTLGLELPGVKPGDAGHYTCRAENRLGSQDRTLDLSVQYPPEELTVTVSQANRTELEILRNGSSLPVLQGQSLRLVCVTHSNPPARLSWVQGTKTLSLSRSSDPGVLELPVVQEEHEGELTCQAQNLLGTQHFSLSLSVHYPPQLLGPFCSWGAEGLTCSCSSRARPPPSLCWWMGEALLDGDSSNASFMVTSSSAGTWANSSLILHGGVSSGLRLSCEARNVHRVQRATVLLLPGKAELGTSPLLLVMGGAGVATLLCFCAGLIFFRMKSRRQAHMMDAARSAAARKAACVPGPICMQGHRNTSGSDSPPEAPPPARAPPPAVEELELHYASLSFRGLRPREAQDPEDAHATEYAELKIRK; encoded by the exons ATGCAGCTGCTGGGCCTGCTGCTGGCCCTGCTGGGGGCAGGGGAGTGGGATGGTGGGTGGGGGCGCCAGGTGAGGGCAGGGGCTGTAACTGAGCCTTTGCAGCCCTCAAAGTCCCCACAGAAGCATCCGAGGCTCCACATTCAGGTGCAGGAGGCAGTGATGATCCAGGAGGGTCTGTGTGCCCTAGTGCCCTGCGTCATCCTGTACTCCCGGAGCGTTTGGAACCACTCTGCACCTGCGTATGGCTACTGGTACTGGAAAAAGAAGAATGTTAATAAACAGGAAGAACTTGTGGCCACAAATGATCCAGATAGGGAGGCTGACGTGACCAAATCTCCTTTCCAACTTGTTGGGGACCCCAGGGCTAATGACTGCTCCCTGGGCATCTCAGAGCCTCGGAAGGAGAACAGTGGACGTTATTTTTTTCGACTGGAGAGAGAATCTGAGAAACTTGCTTCCAAAAGTTCTCTGCTCAATTTGACCATCACAG GACTGACACAGCTCCCAGACATCCACATCCCGGAGCCCTTGGAGTCTGgccgcctcagcctcctgaagtgCTCCATGCCAGGGGCCTGCAAGGGAGACCTGTCCCCCACCTTCTCCTGGACTGGGGCTTCCCTGAGGTCACTGGGATTGGACTTGGAGGCTTACACCACCTCAGAGATCAAGGTCACTCCCCTCCCACAGGACCACGGCACCTACCTCACCTGTCGGGTGACCTTGCCCAAGATTGGTGTGTCCACAGAGAGGACTGTCCAGCTCAATGTGTCCT ATGCTCCTCAGCACATCAACATCAGTGTCCCTGGATCAGGTGGCACAG TCCTAGAGTCCCAAGGAAACGTTACATTTCTGGAAGCCCAGAAAGGCCAGGTCCTGCAGCTGCTGTGCACAGCTGAGGGCCAGCCACCCGTCACACTGAGCTGGGCCCTGGAGAACCGAGTCCTCTCTAGGTCCCATCCCACAGGCTCCAGAACCCTGGGGCTGGAGCTGCCTGGGGTGAAGCCTGGGGATGCGGGGCACTACACCTGCCGAGCAGAGAACAGGCTGGGCTCCCAGGACCGCACCCTGGACCTCTCTGTGCAGT ATCCTCCAGAGGAGCTGACAGTGACAGTCTCCCAAGCAAACAGGACAG aGCTGGAAATCCTCAGAAATGGCTCATCCCTCCCTGTCCTGCAAGGCCAAAGCCTGCGCCTGGTCTGTGTCACCCACAGCAACCCTCCAGCCAGGCTAAGCTGGGTCCAGGGGACAAAGACCCTGAGCCTCTCCAGGTCCTCAGACCCGGGGGTCCTGGAGCTGCCCGTGGTCCAGGAAGAGCATGAAGGAGAACTCACCTGCCAGGCGCAGAACCTGCTGGGCACCCAGCATTTCTCTCTGAGCCTCTCTGTGCACT ACCCACCCCAACTGTtgggccctttctgctcctgggGGGCTGAGGGTCTGACCTGCAGCTGCTCCTCCCGAGCCCGGCCACCTCCCTCCCTGTGCTGGTGGATGGGGGAGGCTTTGCTGGATGGTGACAGCAGCAATGCCTCCTTCATGGTCACCTCCAGCTCAGCGGGGACCTGGGCCAACAGCTCCCTGATCCTCCACGGGGGGGTCAGCTCTGGCCTCAGGCTCAGCTGTGAGGCCCGGAATGTCCACAGGGTCCAGAGAGCCACTGTCCTGCTGCTGCCAG GGAAGGCCGAGCTGGGGACAAGCCCCCTGCTACTGGTCATGGGGGGAGCTGGTGTAGCCACTCTGCTGTGTTTCTGTGCTGGTCTCATCTTCTTCAG GATGAAGTCCCGTAGACAGGCCCACATGATGGATGCTGCCAGGTCTGCAGCGGCTAGGAAGGCTGCCTGTGTTCCAGGTCCCATCTGCATG CAAGGCCATCGGAATACATCCGGGTCAGACAGCCCCCCGGAGGCCCCGCCCCCGGCACGGGCCCCGCCCCCCGCGGTGGAGGAGCTCGAGCTCCATTACGCCTCGCTCAGTTTCCGCGGACTGAGGCCGCGCGAGGCCCAGGACCCCGAGGACGCCCACGCCACCGAGTACGCGGAGCTCAAGATCCGCAAGTGA
- the LOC109683853 gene encoding sialic acid-binding Ig-like lectin 16 isoform X4, producing MQLLGLLLALLGAGEWDGGWGRQVRAGAVTEPLQPSKSPQKHPRLHIQVQEAVMIQEGLCALVPCVILYSRSVWNHSAPAYGYWYWKKKNVNKQEELVATNDPDREADVTKSPFQLVGDPRANDCSLGISEPRKENSGRYFFRLERESEKLASKSSLLNLTITGLTQLPDIHIPEPLESGRLSLLKCSMPGACKGDLSPTFSWTGASLRSLGLDLEAYTTSEIKVTPLPQDHGTYLTCRVTLPKIGVSTERTVQLNVSYAPQHINISVPGSGGTVLESQGNVTFLEAQKGQVLQLLCTAEGQPPVTLSWALENRVLSRSHPTGSRTLGLELPGVKPGDAGHYTCRAENRLGSQDRTLDLSVQYPPEELTVTVSQANRTELEILRNGSSLPVLQGQSLRLVCVTHSNPPARLSWVQGTKTLSLSRSSDPGVLELPVVQEEHEGELTCQAQNLLGTQHFSLSLSVHWKAELGTSPLLLVMGGAGVATLLCFCAGLIFFRMKSRRQAHMMDAARSAAARKAACVPGPICMQGHRNTSGSDSPPEAPPPARAPPPAVEELELHYASLSFRGLRPREAQDPEDAHATEYAELKIRK from the exons ATGCAGCTGCTGGGCCTGCTGCTGGCCCTGCTGGGGGCAGGGGAGTGGGATGGTGGGTGGGGGCGCCAGGTGAGGGCAGGGGCTGTAACTGAGCCTTTGCAGCCCTCAAAGTCCCCACAGAAGCATCCGAGGCTCCACATTCAGGTGCAGGAGGCAGTGATGATCCAGGAGGGTCTGTGTGCCCTAGTGCCCTGCGTCATCCTGTACTCCCGGAGCGTTTGGAACCACTCTGCACCTGCGTATGGCTACTGGTACTGGAAAAAGAAGAATGTTAATAAACAGGAAGAACTTGTGGCCACAAATGATCCAGATAGGGAGGCTGACGTGACCAAATCTCCTTTCCAACTTGTTGGGGACCCCAGGGCTAATGACTGCTCCCTGGGCATCTCAGAGCCTCGGAAGGAGAACAGTGGACGTTATTTTTTTCGACTGGAGAGAGAATCTGAGAAACTTGCTTCCAAAAGTTCTCTGCTCAATTTGACCATCACAG GACTGACACAGCTCCCAGACATCCACATCCCGGAGCCCTTGGAGTCTGgccgcctcagcctcctgaagtgCTCCATGCCAGGGGCCTGCAAGGGAGACCTGTCCCCCACCTTCTCCTGGACTGGGGCTTCCCTGAGGTCACTGGGATTGGACTTGGAGGCTTACACCACCTCAGAGATCAAGGTCACTCCCCTCCCACAGGACCACGGCACCTACCTCACCTGTCGGGTGACCTTGCCCAAGATTGGTGTGTCCACAGAGAGGACTGTCCAGCTCAATGTGTCCT ATGCTCCTCAGCACATCAACATCAGTGTCCCTGGATCAGGTGGCACAG TCCTAGAGTCCCAAGGAAACGTTACATTTCTGGAAGCCCAGAAAGGCCAGGTCCTGCAGCTGCTGTGCACAGCTGAGGGCCAGCCACCCGTCACACTGAGCTGGGCCCTGGAGAACCGAGTCCTCTCTAGGTCCCATCCCACAGGCTCCAGAACCCTGGGGCTGGAGCTGCCTGGGGTGAAGCCTGGGGATGCGGGGCACTACACCTGCCGAGCAGAGAACAGGCTGGGCTCCCAGGACCGCACCCTGGACCTCTCTGTGCAGT ATCCTCCAGAGGAGCTGACAGTGACAGTCTCCCAAGCAAACAGGACAG aGCTGGAAATCCTCAGAAATGGCTCATCCCTCCCTGTCCTGCAAGGCCAAAGCCTGCGCCTGGTCTGTGTCACCCACAGCAACCCTCCAGCCAGGCTAAGCTGGGTCCAGGGGACAAAGACCCTGAGCCTCTCCAGGTCCTCAGACCCGGGGGTCCTGGAGCTGCCCGTGGTCCAGGAAGAGCATGAAGGAGAACTCACCTGCCAGGCGCAGAACCTGCTGGGCACCCAGCATTTCTCTCTGAGCCTCTCTGTGCACT GGAAGGCCGAGCTGGGGACAAGCCCCCTGCTACTGGTCATGGGGGGAGCTGGTGTAGCCACTCTGCTGTGTTTCTGTGCTGGTCTCATCTTCTTCAG GATGAAGTCCCGTAGACAGGCCCACATGATGGATGCTGCCAGGTCTGCAGCGGCTAGGAAGGCTGCCTGTGTTCCAGGTCCCATCTGCATG CAAGGCCATCGGAATACATCCGGGTCAGACAGCCCCCCGGAGGCCCCGCCCCCGGCACGGGCCCCGCCCCCCGCGGTGGAGGAGCTCGAGCTCCATTACGCCTCGCTCAGTTTCCGCGGACTGAGGCCGCGCGAGGCCCAGGACCCCGAGGACGCCCACGCCACCGAGTACGCGGAGCTCAAGATCCGCAAGTGA
- the LOC109683853 gene encoding sialic acid-binding Ig-like lectin 11 isoform X2 has translation MQLLGLLLALLGAGEWDGGWGRQVRAGAVTEPLQPSKSPQKHPRLHIQVQEAVMIQEGLCALVPCVILYSRSVWNHSAPAYGYWYWKKKNVNKQEELVATNDPDREADVTKSPFQLVGDPRANDCSLGISEPRKENSGRYFFRLERESEKLASKSSLLNLTITGLTQLPDIHIPEPLESGRLSLLKCSMPGACKGDLSPTFSWTGASLRSLGLDLEAYTTSEIKVTPLPQDHGTYLTCRVTLPKIGVSTERTVQLNVSFLESQGNVTFLEAQKGQVLQLLCTAEGQPPVTLSWALENRVLSRSHPTGSRTLGLELPGVKPGDAGHYTCRAENRLGSQDRTLDLSVQYPPEELTVTVSQANRTELEILRNGSSLPVLQGQSLRLVCVTHSNPPARLSWVQGTKTLSLSRSSDPGVLELPVVQEEHEGELTCQAQNLLGTQHFSLSLSVHYPPQLLGPFCSWGAEGLTCSCSSRARPPPSLCWWMGEALLDGDSSNASFMVTSSSAGTWANSSLILHGGVSSGLRLSCEARNVHRVQRATVLLLPGKAELGTSPLLLVMGGAGVATLLCFCAGLIFFRMKSRRQAHMMDAARSAAARKAACVPGPICMQGHRNTSGSDSPPEAPPPARAPPPAVEELELHYASLSFRGLRPREAQDPEDAHATEYAELKIRK, from the exons ATGCAGCTGCTGGGCCTGCTGCTGGCCCTGCTGGGGGCAGGGGAGTGGGATGGTGGGTGGGGGCGCCAGGTGAGGGCAGGGGCTGTAACTGAGCCTTTGCAGCCCTCAAAGTCCCCACAGAAGCATCCGAGGCTCCACATTCAGGTGCAGGAGGCAGTGATGATCCAGGAGGGTCTGTGTGCCCTAGTGCCCTGCGTCATCCTGTACTCCCGGAGCGTTTGGAACCACTCTGCACCTGCGTATGGCTACTGGTACTGGAAAAAGAAGAATGTTAATAAACAGGAAGAACTTGTGGCCACAAATGATCCAGATAGGGAGGCTGACGTGACCAAATCTCCTTTCCAACTTGTTGGGGACCCCAGGGCTAATGACTGCTCCCTGGGCATCTCAGAGCCTCGGAAGGAGAACAGTGGACGTTATTTTTTTCGACTGGAGAGAGAATCTGAGAAACTTGCTTCCAAAAGTTCTCTGCTCAATTTGACCATCACAG GACTGACACAGCTCCCAGACATCCACATCCCGGAGCCCTTGGAGTCTGgccgcctcagcctcctgaagtgCTCCATGCCAGGGGCCTGCAAGGGAGACCTGTCCCCCACCTTCTCCTGGACTGGGGCTTCCCTGAGGTCACTGGGATTGGACTTGGAGGCTTACACCACCTCAGAGATCAAGGTCACTCCCCTCCCACAGGACCACGGCACCTACCTCACCTGTCGGGTGACCTTGCCCAAGATTGGTGTGTCCACAGAGAGGACTGTCCAGCTCAATGTGTCCT TCCTAGAGTCCCAAGGAAACGTTACATTTCTGGAAGCCCAGAAAGGCCAGGTCCTGCAGCTGCTGTGCACAGCTGAGGGCCAGCCACCCGTCACACTGAGCTGGGCCCTGGAGAACCGAGTCCTCTCTAGGTCCCATCCCACAGGCTCCAGAACCCTGGGGCTGGAGCTGCCTGGGGTGAAGCCTGGGGATGCGGGGCACTACACCTGCCGAGCAGAGAACAGGCTGGGCTCCCAGGACCGCACCCTGGACCTCTCTGTGCAGT ATCCTCCAGAGGAGCTGACAGTGACAGTCTCCCAAGCAAACAGGACAG aGCTGGAAATCCTCAGAAATGGCTCATCCCTCCCTGTCCTGCAAGGCCAAAGCCTGCGCCTGGTCTGTGTCACCCACAGCAACCCTCCAGCCAGGCTAAGCTGGGTCCAGGGGACAAAGACCCTGAGCCTCTCCAGGTCCTCAGACCCGGGGGTCCTGGAGCTGCCCGTGGTCCAGGAAGAGCATGAAGGAGAACTCACCTGCCAGGCGCAGAACCTGCTGGGCACCCAGCATTTCTCTCTGAGCCTCTCTGTGCACT ACCCACCCCAACTGTtgggccctttctgctcctgggGGGCTGAGGGTCTGACCTGCAGCTGCTCCTCCCGAGCCCGGCCACCTCCCTCCCTGTGCTGGTGGATGGGGGAGGCTTTGCTGGATGGTGACAGCAGCAATGCCTCCTTCATGGTCACCTCCAGCTCAGCGGGGACCTGGGCCAACAGCTCCCTGATCCTCCACGGGGGGGTCAGCTCTGGCCTCAGGCTCAGCTGTGAGGCCCGGAATGTCCACAGGGTCCAGAGAGCCACTGTCCTGCTGCTGCCAG GGAAGGCCGAGCTGGGGACAAGCCCCCTGCTACTGGTCATGGGGGGAGCTGGTGTAGCCACTCTGCTGTGTTTCTGTGCTGGTCTCATCTTCTTCAG GATGAAGTCCCGTAGACAGGCCCACATGATGGATGCTGCCAGGTCTGCAGCGGCTAGGAAGGCTGCCTGTGTTCCAGGTCCCATCTGCATG CAAGGCCATCGGAATACATCCGGGTCAGACAGCCCCCCGGAGGCCCCGCCCCCGGCACGGGCCCCGCCCCCCGCGGTGGAGGAGCTCGAGCTCCATTACGCCTCGCTCAGTTTCCGCGGACTGAGGCCGCGCGAGGCCCAGGACCCCGAGGACGCCCACGCCACCGAGTACGCGGAGCTCAAGATCCGCAAGTGA
- the LOC109683853 gene encoding sialic acid-binding Ig-like lectin 11 isoform X3: MIQEGLCALVPCVILYSRSVWNHSAPAYGYWYWKKKNVNKQEELVATNDPDREADVTKSPFQLVGDPRANDCSLGISEPRKENSGRYFFRLERESEKLASKSSLLNLTITGLTQLPDIHIPEPLESGRLSLLKCSMPGACKGDLSPTFSWTGASLRSLGLDLEAYTTSEIKVTPLPQDHGTYLTCRVTLPKIGVSTERTVQLNVSYAPQHINISVPGSGGTVLESQGNVTFLEAQKGQVLQLLCTAEGQPPVTLSWALENRVLSRSHPTGSRTLGLELPGVKPGDAGHYTCRAENRLGSQDRTLDLSVQYPPEELTVTVSQANRTELEILRNGSSLPVLQGQSLRLVCVTHSNPPARLSWVQGTKTLSLSRSSDPGVLELPVVQEEHEGELTCQAQNLLGTQHFSLSLSVHYPPQLLGPFCSWGAEGLTCSCSSRARPPPSLCWWMGEALLDGDSSNASFMVTSSSAGTWANSSLILHGGVSSGLRLSCEARNVHRVQRATVLLLPGKAELGTSPLLLVMGGAGVATLLCFCAGLIFFRMKSRRQAHMMDAARSAAARKAACVPGPICMQGHRNTSGSDSPPEAPPPARAPPPAVEELELHYASLSFRGLRPREAQDPEDAHATEYAELKIRK; this comes from the exons ATGATCCAGGAGGGTCTGTGTGCCCTAGTGCCCTGCGTCATCCTGTACTCCCGGAGCGTTTGGAACCACTCTGCACCTGCGTATGGCTACTGGTACTGGAAAAAGAAGAATGTTAATAAACAGGAAGAACTTGTGGCCACAAATGATCCAGATAGGGAGGCTGACGTGACCAAATCTCCTTTCCAACTTGTTGGGGACCCCAGGGCTAATGACTGCTCCCTGGGCATCTCAGAGCCTCGGAAGGAGAACAGTGGACGTTATTTTTTTCGACTGGAGAGAGAATCTGAGAAACTTGCTTCCAAAAGTTCTCTGCTCAATTTGACCATCACAG GACTGACACAGCTCCCAGACATCCACATCCCGGAGCCCTTGGAGTCTGgccgcctcagcctcctgaagtgCTCCATGCCAGGGGCCTGCAAGGGAGACCTGTCCCCCACCTTCTCCTGGACTGGGGCTTCCCTGAGGTCACTGGGATTGGACTTGGAGGCTTACACCACCTCAGAGATCAAGGTCACTCCCCTCCCACAGGACCACGGCACCTACCTCACCTGTCGGGTGACCTTGCCCAAGATTGGTGTGTCCACAGAGAGGACTGTCCAGCTCAATGTGTCCT ATGCTCCTCAGCACATCAACATCAGTGTCCCTGGATCAGGTGGCACAG TCCTAGAGTCCCAAGGAAACGTTACATTTCTGGAAGCCCAGAAAGGCCAGGTCCTGCAGCTGCTGTGCACAGCTGAGGGCCAGCCACCCGTCACACTGAGCTGGGCCCTGGAGAACCGAGTCCTCTCTAGGTCCCATCCCACAGGCTCCAGAACCCTGGGGCTGGAGCTGCCTGGGGTGAAGCCTGGGGATGCGGGGCACTACACCTGCCGAGCAGAGAACAGGCTGGGCTCCCAGGACCGCACCCTGGACCTCTCTGTGCAGT ATCCTCCAGAGGAGCTGACAGTGACAGTCTCCCAAGCAAACAGGACAG aGCTGGAAATCCTCAGAAATGGCTCATCCCTCCCTGTCCTGCAAGGCCAAAGCCTGCGCCTGGTCTGTGTCACCCACAGCAACCCTCCAGCCAGGCTAAGCTGGGTCCAGGGGACAAAGACCCTGAGCCTCTCCAGGTCCTCAGACCCGGGGGTCCTGGAGCTGCCCGTGGTCCAGGAAGAGCATGAAGGAGAACTCACCTGCCAGGCGCAGAACCTGCTGGGCACCCAGCATTTCTCTCTGAGCCTCTCTGTGCACT ACCCACCCCAACTGTtgggccctttctgctcctgggGGGCTGAGGGTCTGACCTGCAGCTGCTCCTCCCGAGCCCGGCCACCTCCCTCCCTGTGCTGGTGGATGGGGGAGGCTTTGCTGGATGGTGACAGCAGCAATGCCTCCTTCATGGTCACCTCCAGCTCAGCGGGGACCTGGGCCAACAGCTCCCTGATCCTCCACGGGGGGGTCAGCTCTGGCCTCAGGCTCAGCTGTGAGGCCCGGAATGTCCACAGGGTCCAGAGAGCCACTGTCCTGCTGCTGCCAG GGAAGGCCGAGCTGGGGACAAGCCCCCTGCTACTGGTCATGGGGGGAGCTGGTGTAGCCACTCTGCTGTGTTTCTGTGCTGGTCTCATCTTCTTCAG GATGAAGTCCCGTAGACAGGCCCACATGATGGATGCTGCCAGGTCTGCAGCGGCTAGGAAGGCTGCCTGTGTTCCAGGTCCCATCTGCATG CAAGGCCATCGGAATACATCCGGGTCAGACAGCCCCCCGGAGGCCCCGCCCCCGGCACGGGCCCCGCCCCCCGCGGTGGAGGAGCTCGAGCTCCATTACGCCTCGCTCAGTTTCCGCGGACTGAGGCCGCGCGAGGCCCAGGACCCCGAGGACGCCCACGCCACCGAGTACGCGGAGCTCAAGATCCGCAAGTGA